A genomic window from Montipora capricornis isolate CH-2021 chromosome 8, ASM3666992v2, whole genome shotgun sequence includes:
- the LOC138014606 gene encoding uncharacterized protein — protein sequence MVFYLKNIDDAGFGLRDSSKLGNLLNHKWRASQEAELVNVWGSCGHVFVTTNNGRDLHAFECVPRSKWTPESEGLLLQDQESPIVSVLSSTENPSVVLIVFQNSNTQCWEFTQSNFKWVKRNDFQLSNTKRVEVLDVILHPLVNSILWCERRSVSLSNSVNCCVCVRELTPFERLGNNTGVSIGPLVVILHGCPVMSLHVIGRGVCMVPKSPEELKNIFFFWAFIQRTLKVYMWNHGYVGDVEKVDLKAIVADLLCPWISSTKRNTSQIIAVTSHPMTNELLVLNCVSELSYFRLVDGDPVMKPLVKLHHASSSCDDRVSRLFAFGLFAGVIWDSGMISIYDIGSGAHLCKLEDLQGQNVQVWGCQHLVNSVGFWSISGIWKLQSGTIQEISDCIQSSLPYRNLDTENADLIRVRGQSNKLHTKTHVLKEKETCDSNSSLEFKSTTEAFGIPQFVSHEKTIENSSEQYEQSMKASGSLFTGPLFAANNFMKWNVKHRAAKLALDSIVCSQILSDCHGMDEEVPVLFLDLLFGECVQSPAMALALLWEHPMHREVICHKLEQYMDQRCDNSQMRKTCLNELLHPYISEFLLLSKQMRLSITDPSFNEINHSQSLNANSTDQEIVSLLETFDVGFLGVTLLERLNSLSYQQPKKVLGFVAEYLKLDSERDDLFSSHGEQRWKKIYRLDWRRQQWQRNRVAVKEPFNTILSILLRLFYDSKSELLMRSVDKGKNIVNQENSDERAEEHIIQSVLDCLPVLHTSHVNSQSVEVHAQLFYSVGQETQALHLLLSNHMWKEAIDFVSCCGKSGDTQTLLFVMLFKGLQHRRAPSENLIKALSLKSAGFNSHEILALITDQALVAKEPFQKGPGHTTLGAIRSFLDTLFSSQSTT from the exons ATGGTGTTCTATTTGAAAAATATCGATGATGCGGGATTTGGGCTTCGCGATAGTTCGAAACTTGGAAATCTCCTCAACCATAAATGGCGGGCGAGTCAAGAGGCAGAACTAGTAAATGTATGGGGAAGCTGTGGACATGTTTTTGTGACAACCAACAACGGACGTGATTTGCACGCTTTTGAATGTGTTCCTCGATCAAAATGGACACCAGAAAGCGAaggtcttcttcttcaag ATCAAGAGTCCCCCATTGTAAGTGTCTTGTCCAGCACAGAGAATCCGTCTGTTGTCTTGATTGTTTTTCAAAACAGTAACACACAGTGCTGGGAATTCACTCAGTCCAACTTCAAGTGGGTCAAGAGAAATGACTTTCAACTGAGCAACACAAAAAGGGTTGAAGTCTTGGATGTCATTCTCCATCCTCTTGTGAACTCCATCCTCTGGTGTGAGCGCCGCTCTGTGTCATTATCCAATTCAGTAAACTGTTGTGTTTGTGTGAGAGAATTGACTCCTTTTGAGCGTCTTGGAAACAATACAGGAGTTTCCATTGGACCTTTAGTGGTAATTCTTCATGGATGTCCTGTCATGTCATTGCATGTTATTGGAAGGGGTGTTTGTATGGTTCCTAAGTCTCCTGAGGAGTTAAAGAACATCTTTTTCTTTTGGGCATTCATTCAAAGGACGTTAAAG GTTTACATGTGGAATCATGGTTATGTTGGAGATGTAGAGAAAGTTGACTTAAAAGCAATTGTTGCCGATTTACTTTGCCCATGGATATCGAGCACGAAAAGAAACACAAGCCAAATCATTGCTGTTACGTCTCATCCAATGACAAATGAACTTCTTGTCTTAAACTGTGTTTCAGAATTATCATACTTTAGACTTGTGGATGGTGATCCAGTCATGAAGCCCCTTGTGAAACTCCACCATGCTTCATCATCATGTGATGACAGGGTTTCTCGTCTATTTGCTTTTGGTCTTTTTGCTGGTGTTATCTGGGATTCTGGAATGATTTCAATTTATGATATTGGTAGTGGAGCACATCTTTGTAAATTAGAGGACTTGCAAGGACAAAATGTTCAGGTTTGGGGCTGTCAGCACTTGGTTAATTCTGTTGGCTTCTGGTCAATCAGTGGAATTTGGAAGCTTCAATCCGGGACGATTCAGGAGATTTCTGATTGCATTCAAAGTTCATTACCATACAGAAATCTCGACACTGAAAATGCAGATCTCATCAGAGTTAGAGGACAGTCAAATAAACTTCATACAAAAACACATGTTTTGAAAGAGAAGGAAACTTGTGACAGTAATTCATCACTAGAGTTTAAAAGTACAACTGAGGCCTTTGGAATTCCTCAGTTTGTTAGCCAtgaaaaaacaattgaaaattcTTCTGAACAGTATGAACAATCCATGAAAGCAAGTGGAAGCTTGTTTACTGGTCCACTCTTTGCTGCAAATAATTTCATGAAATGGAATGTGAAGCATCGGGCTGCTAAGCTTGCATTAGATTCAATTGTTTGTTCACAAATTCTCTCAGATTGTCATGGAATGGATGAAGAAGTTCCTGTATTATTTCTTGATCTCTTGTTTGGTGAATGTGTGCAAAGTCCAGCGATGGCTCTTGCACTTCTGTGGGAACATCCGATGCACAGGGAAGTCATTTGCCACAAACTTGAACAATATATGGATCAAAGATGTGACAACTCtcaaatgagaaaaacttgtCTAAACGAACTGTTGCATCCATACATTAGTGAGTTCCTTTTGCTTAGTAAACAAATGAGGTTATCAATCACTGATCCCAGTTTCAACGAAATTAATCATTCACAGTCATTAAACGCCAATTCAACTGATCAAGAGATTGTGTCTTTGTTGGAGACATTTGATGTTGGCTTTCTTGGCGTGACGCTGCTTGAGAGACTAAACTCTCTCAGTTATCAGCAACCAAAAAAAGTTCTTGGTTTTGTAGCAGAGTATTTGAAGCTTGATTCAGAGAGGGACGATTTGTTTAGCAGTCACGGGGAACAGAGGTGGAAAAAGATTTACAG ACTTGACTGGCGAAGGCAGCAGTGGCAGAGAAACAGAGTCGCTGTAAAAGAACCCTTCAATACCATCTTGAGTATTCTTCTGCGTCTGTTTTATGACTCAAAATCTGAATTGCTGATGAGGTCAGTGGACAAAGGAAAGAATATAGTTAACCAGGAAAATTCAGATGAGAGAGCTGAG GAACATATAATACAGTCAGTATTGGATTGTCTTCCAGTGTTGCATACAAGCCACGTCAACTCCCAATCTGTCGAAGTTCACGCGCAGCTATTTTACTCTGTCGGCCAAGAAACGCAAGCATTGCATTTGCTCCTAAGCAATCACATGTGGAAGGAGGCCATCGACTTCGTTTCCTGCTGCGGAAAGAGCGGCGACACCCAAACTTTGCTGTTTGTTATGTTGTTTAAGGGACTTCAACATAGAAGAGCCCCGAGCGAGAATCTGATCAAAGCCCTTAGTCTGAAGTCCGCTGGGTTTAACTCCCATGAAATCCTTGCTTTAATCACGGACCAAGCACTGGTTGCTAAGGAACCTTTTCAGAAAGGTCCAGGTCACACCACCTTAGGGGCTATAAGATCTTTTCTCGATACTCTATTCTCCTCGCAGAGCACAACGTAG
- the LOC138014607 gene encoding golgin subfamily A member 6-like protein 26 has protein sequence MDTAHGGVADFLTKHRLLITQQLHMDRRFLFDYLISKSCFDKTDFELIQAEKTSESKAGRFLDILGTKGKSAFYHFIDALQILNPNLYEVLTGESATKRSNPIFSDIQRHITSGGGSIYLDVDILSSFSKRLSEDLQELTLWYDQKIKENNELRTRLEETLSEKTSLQRRIVSLEKHVSDTEEALASEAHSSACKVSDSLLQRFEIVQREGRTNQFIIQLQMKLLTAHEENEALRKRMEEVKTSNTDLIKQLSKVNVDYAVKKQETTKLSQQLKVQTAEMKSCEGMKMKLREVQFQKAKLQCELQEKEEKILELNQVKHWTEALKARYDLVLKEKEQALKNQEVVERKCDSQTEEIFTLNMKLNQKERDLEDVQRSYKDVEDSSRIYREERDLYSKSLRDTTLELEQMRKESDKTVQRYKKALESKESTIGQQAEHMLQIEKKYEETKKEISTIKVKLTEQREKNEDFREKISILEAQLQEKESALKSHLIEEDSRKDPQGSTSIKDADETELRDYEGELGMTFQRDRKPKEVVGSIIRRFKDSTDQQKTIDKQARGNMFSKSKSMEMLAQIIPEFETLPLETQKGCSLDKKVMKQNLPYELLSAMFPPSPSFPNDLSDALGQSRVNSIAIRQLGIRKMSAPVVTDLLSLQQDPDTAANLQDDEGNGANDGNFPDNDVFHFQGKQDTQQNFRARSQQLLRRNGERRQRRKTEPTLFTSDFAGMEHFVTEPS, from the exons ATGGATACGGCGCACGGGGGAGTCGCTGATTTCCTAACAAAACACCGTTTACTTATAACACAGCAGCTTCATATGGATCGCAGATTCCTCTTTGACTATCTCATCAGCAAATCCTGTTTTGATAAGACGGATTTTGAGCTGATACAAGCCGAGAAGACGAGCGAGTCGAAAGCCGGAAGGTTCTTGGATATTCTTGGTACTAAGGGAAAAAGTGCCTTTTATCACTTTATAGACGCTTTGCAGATACTCAACCCCAATTTGTACGAGGTGTTAACGGGTGAAAGTGCGACGAAAA GAAGCAATCCCATATTTTCAGATATACAAAGGCACATTACAAGTG GTGGAGGCTCTATTTATCTGGACGTGGACATCCTCAGTAGCTTTTCTAAACGGCTGTCAGAGGACTTACAAGAGCTAACCTTATGGTATGATCAGAAAATTAAGGAAAACAATGAACTACGAACAAGGTTGGAGGAAACTTTGTCTGAGAAGACCAGCTTGCAACGCCGAATTGTATCCCTTGAAAAGCATGTATCTGACACGGAAGAGGCCCTCGCTAGCGAAGCTCATTCCAGTGCCTGCAAAGTGAGTGACAGTCTTTTGCAGAGATTTGAGATTGTTCAGCGTGAGGGGAGAACAAACCAGTTCATTATTCAGCTACAGATGAAACTGCTAACAGCGCACGAGGAAAATGAGGCACTCAGAAAACGTATGGAGGAAGTAAAAACTTCAAACACAGACCTCATAAAACAGCTCAGTAAAGTGAACGTGGATTACGCGGTCAAGAAGCAAGAAACCACGAAACTTTCGCAGCAGCTGAAAGTTCAGACGGCTGAAATGAAGAGCTGCGAAGGAATGAAGATGAAATTAAGAGAAGTGCAATTCCAGAAAGCCAAGTTGCAATGCGAGCTGcaggagaaagaagaaaaaatattggAGTTAAACCAAGTGAAGCACTGGACTGAAGCATTAAAAGCCCGTTATGACCTTGTCCTTAAAGAGAAAGAACAAGCGCTGAAAAATCAGGAAGTCGTCGAGAGAAAGTGCGATTCTCAAACTGAAGAAATTTTCACTTTAAATATGAAGCTGAACCAGAAAGAACGCGACTTGGAAGACGTTCAACGGTCCTACAAGGATGTTGAAGACAGCTCGCGGATTTACAGAGAAGAAAGGGATCTTTATAGTAAATCCTTGAGAGACACTACGCTTGAACTCGAGCAGATGAGGAAGGAGAGCGACAAAACAGTACAACGATACAAAAAAGCGCTGGAATCCAAGGAATCGACTATTGGTCAGCAGGCAGAACACATGCTACAAATTGAGAAGAAGTACGAAGAAACTAAGAAGGAAATTTCTACCATTAAAGTGAAATTGACAGAACAGAGAGAGAAAAATGAAGACTTCAGAGAGAAGATCTCAATTTTGGAAGCACAGTTGCAAGAAAAG GAATCAGCTCTGAAGTCTCATTTGATCGAAGAAGATTCGCgcaaagatcctcaaggatccacAAGTATCAAAGACGCCGATGAAACTGAGCTAAGGGATTATGAAGGCGAACTGGGAATGACCTTCCAGAGAGATCGCAAACCTAAAGAAGTTGTAGGGAGCATTATTAGGCGTTTTAAAGACAGCACGGATCAACAGAAAACCATAGACAAGCAAGCCAGAggaaacatgttttcaaagagTAAAAGCATGGAAATGCTGGCCCAAATCATTCCTGAATTTGAAACTCTTCCCTTGGAAACACAAAAAGGGTGTAGCCTGGATAAAAAAGTAATGAAACAGAATCTCCCGTACGAGCTCCTATCCGCAATGTTCCCACCAAGTCCCTCGTTTCCCAACGATCTCAGTGATGCCTTGGGGCAATCACGCGTCAATTCTATTGCCATCAGGCAGCTTGGAATTCGAAAAATGTCTGCCCCAGTAGTGACTGATTTGTTGTCGCTCCAACAAGATCCGGATACGGCAGCGAACCTTCAAGACGACGAAGGAAACGGAGCGAATGATGGCAATTTTCCGGATAACgatgtctttcattttcaaggaaaacaagATACACAACAAAATTTTCGCGCGCGTAGCCAACAACTCCTGCGAAGAAATGGAGAAAGGCGCCAGCGACGTAAAACAGAACCTACTCTGTTCACCTCAGACTTCGCAGGGATGGAACATTTTGTAACTGAACCTTCATAA